The Bacillus thermozeamaize genomic sequence CGGCCAGTTCGGCCGGCTCGTCCAGTCGTTCAACGAAATGGCCTCGGGGCTGAAGGCGCTGGAGGACATGCGGCAGGAATTCATCTCCAACGTCTCGCACGAGATCCAGTCCCCGCTGGCGTCCATCAGCGGCTTTGCCCGCGCCTTGCGCAGCGACCGCCTGAGCGAGGAGGAACGCGGCCGCTATCTCGACATCATCGAAACGGAAAGCAAGCGCCTGTCCCGGCTCAGCGACAACCTGCTCAAGCTGGCGGCGCTCGAGTCGGAACATCCTCCGTTCCGGCCGGAACGGTACCGGCTGGACCGGCAGCTGCGGGAGGCCGTGCTCGCCTGCGAACCGCAGTGGCTGGAAAAGTCGATAGACATGGAGGTCGATCTGGAGGAAACCGAAATCGTCGCCGACCCCGAGCTGATGGGCCAGGTATGGGGGAACCTTATCCACAACGCCGTCAAATTCACGCCGGCAGGCGGAACGATCGGCGTTCTTTTGCGCCGGTCCGGCGAAGCGGCGGAGGTGTGCGTTTCCGACACCGGCATCGGCATCGGGGAAGAGGACTTGCCGCGCA encodes the following:
- a CDS encoding two-component sensor histidine kinase, translating into MKNIRKRLRFLAALLIFIFALGACWTAAFFLTSLLYSRIGARPPELVRFLMDATLGLLIFAGGLAALSRVAFPGHMAGFQALTDAMRRLSRGDFNVKLQVQAEEDGQFGRLVQSFNEMASGLKALEDMRQEFISNVSHEIQSPLASISGFARALRSDRLSEEERGRYLDIIETESKRLSRLSDNLLKLAALESEHPPFRPERYRLDRQLREAVLACEPQWLEKSIDMEVDLEETEIVADPELMGQVWGNLIHNAVKFTPAGGTIGVLLRRSGEAAEVCVSDTGIGIGEEDLPRIFERFYKADKARGRAGGGSGLGLSIVKKIVDLHRGSIEVRSKPGEGTTFTVRLPLEHERKKEADNKEGIMDAF